From the genome of Runella rosea, one region includes:
- a CDS encoding TonB-dependent receptor gives MIRKIFCSLLLIMSINIVLAQSSQVVTGVVTDKITSLPIQFANVSVLNSQPFIGAVTDSLGAFILPIVPTGRYDIEVSFVGYHKRVIREVLVVSGKQTQLDIDLEESLTQLDEVVIRPTLNKQKSLNPFATVSARMLSVEEASRYAGGFDDPARLASAFAGVASNNSNNGIVVRGNAPRYLQWRMEGVEIPSPNHFNDLRSFGGGILTALSTQMLANSDFLTGAFPAEYTNALSGVFDMNLRKGNTEKTERTIQLGLIGLESSQEGPFKKGGKSSYVYNYRYSTLGLLAPVLPDGASTIKYQDLSFKLNFPTKKAGVFSVWGLGLIDGAQNNPKKDSTDRKYYDDSQEDRIRMRTGAFGINHKIFLINNAYLQTVLSATANETDWQIKALDRSEQLVPFSNISNTNWEYALSSFVNKKFGSRHTNRTGVRVRFLNYDLKLNRAANVGGNPAEIVKARGRSVLSSAFTNSSIFLTSGLRLNVGVTAQHFSLNNNYSIEPRMALTQNIGEKHTLGLAYGLHSRMESLYMYYNNSLSTGEKAVNKNMGFTKAHHLVLSYDWNITDIIHLKVEPYFQQLYNVPVMEGTSFSAVNFQSDWFFAEKMVNKGEGRNYGLDITLEKYMSNGFYYMATTSIFESKYKGGDGVWRDSRFNRNYVINLLAGKEWKVGKNKQNTFNINGRITFQDGDRFSPINEQATKARKTIVYDETRAYSVQSDPITNVHLTLVYRKNKLRSSREIALKIVNLTQQPDFFGYQYNFRTGGIDKDIETILLPNLSYKIFF, from the coding sequence ATGATACGAAAAATTTTCTGCTCCTTGCTCTTAATAATGAGTATTAATATTGTGCTTGCACAATCGAGTCAAGTGGTAACTGGAGTTGTTACGGACAAAATCACTTCACTACCTATACAGTTTGCTAATGTTTCTGTATTAAATAGTCAACCGTTTATCGGTGCTGTTACAGATAGTTTAGGTGCGTTTATATTACCTATTGTTCCTACCGGCAGATATGATATTGAAGTGTCCTTTGTAGGCTATCATAAAAGGGTAATACGAGAGGTGCTTGTAGTGTCTGGTAAACAAACACAATTAGACATTGACCTTGAAGAAAGTCTGACACAGCTGGACGAAGTGGTTATAAGACCCACTTTAAATAAGCAAAAATCATTGAACCCATTTGCAACAGTGAGTGCAAGGATGCTAAGTGTAGAAGAGGCATCAAGGTATGCAGGAGGATTTGATGACCCTGCACGGTTAGCATCAGCTTTTGCGGGTGTTGCTTCCAACAATAGCAATAATGGTATAGTTGTAAGAGGTAATGCACCCCGATATTTACAGTGGCGAATGGAAGGCGTAGAGATACCAAGCCCAAATCACTTTAATGATTTACGCTCTTTTGGAGGTGGTATTTTAACCGCACTTAGTACTCAGATGTTGGCAAACTCAGACTTTTTAACCGGAGCATTTCCAGCAGAATACACCAATGCTCTTTCTGGGGTGTTTGATATGAATCTGAGAAAGGGAAATACAGAAAAAACAGAAAGAACCATTCAACTAGGTCTAATAGGATTAGAATCATCTCAAGAGGGACCTTTCAAAAAGGGCGGAAAATCATCTTATGTTTACAACTACAGATACTCTACTTTAGGCTTATTAGCCCCTGTATTACCGGATGGTGCTTCTACTATTAAGTATCAGGACTTGTCGTTCAAACTCAATTTTCCTACTAAAAAAGCAGGTGTATTTTCAGTTTGGGGATTAGGGCTTATAGATGGAGCACAAAATAACCCTAAAAAAGATAGTACAGACAGGAAGTATTATGATGATAGTCAGGAGGATAGGATAAGAATGAGGACGGGTGCCTTTGGAATCAATCATAAGATTTTTCTGATAAACAATGCCTATCTGCAAACCGTACTATCGGCAACAGCCAACGAGACCGATTGGCAAATTAAGGCACTCGACCGGTCGGAGCAATTAGTGCCTTTTAGCAATATCTCTAATACGAATTGGGAGTATGCACTATCTTCATTTGTAAATAAAAAATTTGGTTCCAGGCATACAAACAGAACAGGGGTAAGGGTAAGATTCTTGAATTATGACCTAAAGCTAAACCGTGCTGCTAATGTAGGGGGAAATCCTGCGGAAATTGTAAAAGCAAGAGGAAGAAGTGTATTGTCTTCTGCATTCACTAACTCATCTATATTTCTTACTTCAGGGTTAAGACTGAATGTAGGTGTTACTGCCCAGCATTTTTCGCTAAATAATAACTACTCCATAGAACCACGAATGGCACTTACACAAAATATAGGCGAGAAGCATACTTTGGGTTTGGCTTATGGTTTACATAGCAGAATGGAGAGTTTGTATATGTACTATAACAACTCATTATCTACGGGAGAGAAAGCGGTAAACAAAAATATGGGTTTTACCAAGGCTCATCACCTTGTTTTGAGCTACGATTGGAATATTACAGATATAATACACCTAAAAGTAGAGCCTTATTTTCAACAGTTATACAACGTGCCTGTAATGGAGGGTACTTCGTTCTCTGCTGTCAATTTTCAATCAGATTGGTTTTTTGCCGAAAAAATGGTGAATAAAGGTGAAGGAAGAAACTATGGATTAGATATAACCTTGGAGAAGTATATGTCGAATGGGTTTTATTATATGGCTACCACCTCCATTTTTGAATCAAAATACAAAGGAGGCGATGGAGTGTGGAGGGATTCAAGGTTTAATAGAAACTACGTAATCAATCTATTAGCCGGCAAAGAGTGGAAAGTTGGTAAAAATAAGCAGAACACATTTAACATCAATGGTCGAATTACATTTCAAGACGGAGACAGATTTTCACCAATTAATGAACAAGCAACAAAAGCAAGAAAAACGATTGTATATGACGAAACACGTGCTTACTCAGTTCAATCAGACCCAATTACGAATGTACATTTAACGCTTGTATACAGAAAAAATAAATTAAGAAGTTCAAGAGAAATAGCCTTGAAAATCGTAAATCTAACACAACAGCCAGATTTCTTTGGTTACCAATACAATTTTAGAACAGGAGGAATAGATAAAGATATCGAAACGATTCTCCTACCTAATTTAAGCTACAAGATATTTTTTTAA
- a CDS encoding 3-coathanger stack domain-containing protein, whose product MKYLFLAIIILSCYGNCYAEIYYVKTNGNDTINDGKSWNAAFATLQKALQVSQYGDQIWVTQGTYKPTAYPSGITNQSSPLTDRDKAFEMVNGVKLYGGFSGDETSVMQRIADHRTILSGDIGVENNDIDNCYHVLISINDDSTTLIDGFTITQGRAKPNPPSGPNYIIIEGMPVYRTAGGAMFFRNTFAKLNNILFTGNMADIEGGGMCSYGSSPLLTNVVFSENRGGMGGGMANKSRSNPSLLNVNFSANIATPDGGGMYNEYSSPILENVLFISNSAPLGGGMKNYQSYCQLTNVVFHKNIGSFMGGGMHNAFYSAPTLKNAVFWKNSSPAGGGLADDSKSASNSINVTFAENTSRFSSVVLHGGGAVFVDDSKTKIKNSIFWGNKYLYNNTLLDNDIITRKNSEVSVSNSLLQLPNTATNYPSASFLALDSAHNIFAQNPLFVDVVNGNLRLEDCSPAVNAGDTVGVPATDLDGNIRPYPAGSTDVDMGAYENQTIAWPAHLNITEPITNGAIVKVAGEITATNQISGAIAVYQGTKSVTLLPDFSATSNTFTAVIGGCGTGISASADGASKR is encoded by the coding sequence ATGAAATACCTTTTCTTAGCCATAATTATATTAAGTTGTTATGGTAACTGTTATGCCGAAATCTATTATGTCAAGACAAACGGTAATGATACCATCAACGATGGGAAGTCATGGAACGCTGCGTTTGCCACTCTGCAAAAGGCACTACAAGTCAGCCAATATGGAGATCAAATTTGGGTTACCCAGGGAACTTATAAACCGACGGCTTATCCTTCAGGAATTACCAATCAATCATCTCCCCTCACAGATAGGGACAAGGCCTTTGAAATGGTCAATGGTGTCAAACTTTACGGAGGGTTCTCAGGAGATGAGACATCGGTCATGCAGCGTATTGCAGATCATCGAACTATCTTAAGTGGTGATATAGGAGTTGAGAATAATGATATCGATAATTGCTATCATGTCTTGATTTCCATCAATGATGATTCTACGACGTTAATAGATGGTTTTACTATTACTCAAGGAAGAGCAAAACCTAATCCTCCTAGCGGTCCGAATTATATTATTATAGAGGGAATGCCTGTCTATCGTACGGCAGGAGGAGCAATGTTTTTTAGAAATACCTTTGCTAAATTAAATAATATATTGTTTACAGGCAATATGGCCGATATTGAGGGAGGAGGAATGTGTAGTTACGGTTCTTCTCCGTTATTAACAAATGTAGTTTTTTCAGAGAATAGGGGAGGAATGGGCGGAGGCATGGCAAATAAAAGTCGATCTAACCCATCATTATTAAATGTAAATTTTTCAGCCAATATAGCAACTCCTGATGGAGGTGGTATGTACAATGAGTATTCTTCTCCAATTTTGGAAAATGTCCTTTTTATATCTAATTCGGCGCCGCTAGGCGGAGGAATGAAAAATTATCAATCCTATTGCCAATTGACAAATGTGGTTTTTCATAAGAATATCGGTTCTTTTATGGGTGGTGGCATGCATAATGCCTTTTATTCAGCGCCGACTTTAAAGAATGCCGTTTTTTGGAAAAATTCATCCCCTGCCGGTGGTGGGCTGGCTGACGATTCGAAGTCTGCTTCGAATTCAATTAATGTAACGTTTGCGGAAAATACCAGCCGTTTCTCATCGGTTGTTCTTCACGGAGGAGGTGCGGTCTTTGTAGATGATTCTAAAACTAAAATTAAGAACAGTATTTTTTGGGGTAATAAGTATCTATACAACAATACTCTTCTGGATAATGATATTATTACGCGAAAAAATTCTGAGGTATCGGTAAGCAACTCATTACTCCAATTACCTAATACCGCAACTAATTATCCTTCCGCGTCCTTTCTTGCACTGGATTCGGCACATAATATCTTTGCTCAGAACCCCCTTTTTGTTGATGTGGTAAATGGCAATCTGCGTTTGGAGGATTGTTCTCCTGCTGTCAATGCAGGAGATACTGTAGGAGTACCGGCTACTGATTTGGATGGTAATATCAGACCCTATCCTGCCGGCTCAACTGATGTGGATATGGGAGCCTACGAGAATCAAACAATTGCCTGGCCTGCTCATTTGAACATAACCGAGCCAATAACAAATGGAGCAATTGTGAAGGTGGCGGGAGAAATCACCGCCACGAACCAGATATCGGGAGCGATAGCTGTATATCAGGGAACTAAATCAGTGACATTATTGCCTGATTTTTCAGCAACCAGTAATACGTTTACAGCCGTTATTGGAGGGTGCGGAACAGGTATTTCCGCTAGTGCTGATGGGGCTAGTAAGAGATAA
- a CDS encoding LuxR C-terminal-related transcriptional regulator, which produces MIKIENENIDPRNAIYEIVMKYMANLQFESQNIDYHKLEKHKLVVETLAGLSNSSIQIFDLNKNKIAFFSKNYAHLLGYNKDEFEALNYAFFEAKIHPDDKYDLAMFGLSSLKLFKELSNDEKLNHKVVYEFRMLNSNGKYVRVIDQYQILELDTTGQIWLMMSTLDLSPNQDVESSVKCQILNFRTGKIIPSSVDNKPSLELTKRELEILTLVKQGLLSKEISDKLFISVHTVNTHRQRFLEKLGANNTIEAIIFATKYGLI; this is translated from the coding sequence ATGATAAAAATCGAAAACGAAAATATTGACCCAAGAAATGCCATATATGAAATAGTAATGAAATATATGGCCAACTTGCAATTTGAATCTCAAAATATTGACTATCATAAGCTCGAAAAGCACAAACTTGTAGTTGAAACTTTGGCAGGATTGAGCAATTCTTCAATTCAAATATTTGATTTGAATAAAAATAAAATAGCATTCTTCTCTAAAAATTATGCTCATCTTCTAGGCTATAACAAAGATGAATTTGAGGCTCTCAATTATGCCTTTTTTGAAGCCAAAATCCATCCCGATGACAAGTATGACTTGGCAATGTTTGGCCTATCATCTCTGAAGTTATTTAAAGAATTATCAAATGACGAGAAACTAAATCATAAAGTAGTATATGAATTTAGAATGCTTAATTCTAATGGAAAATATGTTCGGGTCATTGATCAATATCAAATATTAGAGTTGGATACAACTGGGCAAATTTGGCTTATGATGAGTACTTTAGATTTATCGCCAAATCAAGATGTAGAATCCTCGGTTAAATGCCAAATTCTTAATTTTAGAACGGGTAAAATTATACCCTCAAGCGTAGATAATAAACCAAGTTTAGAACTAACCAAACGTGAACTGGAAATTCTTACACTTGTAAAACAAGGTTTGCTGAGCAAAGAAATTTCCGATAAATTATTTATCAGTGTACATACAGTGAATACCCATAGACAACGATTTTTAGAAAAACTAGGTGCTAACAATACAATAGAAGCCATCATCTTTGCTACAAAATATGGGCTCATATAG
- a CDS encoding DUF4386 domain-containing protein has product MNGIIRQRKIDTLWIGICFISAAVFSIIGLKMYDPILNETNYIKTAHLHKGQIVFGAICELILVVSMLGSAIFMFPYLNRNKSNMGVVYISFRAFECVFVSIGLIAVLAVLSISVAYSNGIFQSIDTLQVVGYSFKAIHKWCFIIGPNFMLAINTFIYNYAFLKDKMLPKYLNIWGIFAALLMMFAALLEMFGVIEQISSWGVLLALPIALFEMTFAVWLIVKGFRF; this is encoded by the coding sequence ATGAACGGAATCATCAGGCAAAGAAAAATAGACACTTTATGGATTGGTATTTGTTTTATATCAGCGGCTGTATTTTCAATAATAGGTCTCAAAATGTATGACCCTATTTTAAATGAAACTAATTATATTAAGACAGCTCATTTACACAAAGGTCAAATAGTATTTGGAGCAATCTGTGAATTGATCTTGGTAGTAAGTATGTTAGGTTCTGCTATTTTTATGTTTCCCTATCTGAATAGAAACAAGAGCAATATGGGTGTAGTTTATATTAGTTTCAGGGCATTTGAATGTGTTTTTGTTTCTATAGGTCTTATTGCGGTCTTGGCTGTATTGTCTATCAGTGTGGCCTATTCAAATGGTATATTTCAAAGTATAGATACATTACAAGTAGTTGGGTACTCATTTAAGGCTATACATAAATGGTGCTTTATAATTGGCCCTAATTTTATGCTGGCGATTAATACATTCATTTATAATTACGCCTTTTTAAAGGATAAGATGCTGCCAAAATATCTCAATATTTGGGGGATTTTCGCAGCTTTGTTAATGATGTTTGCAGCTCTTTTAGAAATGTTCGGAGTCATCGAACAGATTTCTAGTTGGGGTGTTTTATTAGCTCTACCAATTGCATTGTTTGAAATGACGTTTGCAGTTTGGCTCATAGTGAAAGGATTTAGATTTTGA
- a CDS encoding recombinase family protein: MLIGYARVSTKDQNLELQWDALTKAGCEMIFQEKASGIKADRPELEKMMSQLRKGDVVCIYKLDRLGRSLKNLLELVAEFEKRGVGLRSLTDSIDTTTPQGRLVLNIFASLAEFERDLIRERTKAGLEAARARGRKGGRRSGLSAEAQKKAMLAEMYYKEEKLGVDEIAKTVGISKMTLYKYLRLRGVKISAYQKGEVSK; the protein is encoded by the coding sequence ATGCTGATCGGTTACGCCAGAGTGTCGACTAAAGACCAAAATTTAGAATTGCAGTGGGATGCCCTCACCAAAGCGGGCTGCGAAATGATCTTTCAGGAAAAAGCTTCGGGCATCAAAGCCGACCGTCCTGAATTGGAGAAGATGATGTCTCAACTTCGCAAAGGGGATGTAGTTTGCATTTACAAACTGGATCGTTTGGGACGTTCCCTTAAAAACCTGTTGGAACTAGTAGCGGAATTTGAAAAACGGGGAGTAGGCCTGCGAAGTTTAACCGACTCCATTGATACCACCACGCCGCAGGGGCGATTGGTGCTGAATATTTTTGCTTCCCTAGCGGAGTTTGAACGCGATTTGATTCGGGAGCGAACCAAGGCGGGATTGGAAGCTGCCCGCGCCCGGGGGCGAAAGGGTGGAAGGCGCAGCGGTCTTTCGGCCGAAGCGCAGAAAAAAGCGATGTTGGCTGAGATGTATTACAAAGAGGAAAAATTGGGCGTGGATGAAATTGCCAAAACGGTGGGCATTTCCAAAATGACATTGTATAAATATTTGCGACTGCGTGGAGTAAAGATCAGTGCGTATCAGAAAGGAGAAGTAAGCAAATAA
- a CDS encoding ISL3 family transposase codes for MDSFLLLPSNLDLELLDYELYPDRIDLQVISTASTTCCSVCRHLSHKIHSCYRRIIHDLPSGGRRVRLQLQVRKYFCKNADCPRKIFTERFATGLASYARRFERLNQVLTGIGLESGGNPSTRQAHYFSVKVSASTVLRLIKKCNIPPIISPKIIGVDDYAFKKGRKYGTVIVDLETHRVIDLLPDREAKTLSDWLLEYQSIEIVSRDRSNTYAAAITEACPQAEQIADRWHILKNLSETVERFLDTQRGEINETALNLSQQQHQKSVNEDITGEKSEAIPTESVLQKPVFVGKYQDNFLKVKELQSKNYSIRKIATTLKMSRRTVAKYWNRIEFVPKASRKRSNILDFEAYLQQRWQEGQQSAKALYEEISDKGFTYSQATVYNMVRKYPKSVLEPLPASVKATYYSSKQLSIWLGMYQNDWEDYMPIEFLRKLLEENPLIKAVREIALEFRQLMKTKQGDQLQTWCKKALDSEVEALKGFVRGIKQDFKAIFQAFTSKWNNGQVEGQVNRLKNIKRQMYGRASFELLRKRVILMGNPNFHQM; via the coding sequence ATGGACTCTTTCTTGCTTTTGCCTTCCAACCTCGACTTAGAACTACTTGATTACGAGCTTTACCCCGACCGGATTGATTTGCAGGTCATAAGCACAGCCTCTACTACCTGCTGTTCTGTTTGCAGGCATCTTAGCCACAAAATCCATAGTTGCTACCGGCGAATCATCCATGATTTGCCCTCTGGTGGCCGAAGAGTTCGATTACAGCTGCAGGTCAGGAAATACTTTTGTAAAAATGCCGACTGCCCACGCAAGATATTTACGGAAAGATTTGCCACTGGTTTAGCCAGTTATGCTCGTCGATTTGAGCGTTTGAATCAAGTACTTACCGGTATAGGGCTGGAATCAGGAGGGAATCCTTCTACCCGTCAAGCTCACTATTTCTCCGTTAAGGTAAGTGCTTCCACTGTTCTGAGACTTATAAAAAAATGTAATATACCTCCCATCATTTCACCTAAAATCATTGGAGTTGATGATTATGCCTTTAAAAAGGGGCGCAAATATGGGACCGTTATCGTCGATTTGGAAACACACCGAGTGATTGATTTATTACCTGACCGAGAAGCTAAGACCTTATCCGACTGGCTGTTAGAGTACCAAAGCATCGAAATTGTCAGCAGGGATCGTTCAAATACGTACGCCGCTGCCATTACAGAAGCCTGTCCACAGGCAGAACAGATTGCCGACCGATGGCATATTCTGAAAAACCTCTCGGAAACTGTTGAGCGATTTTTAGATACTCAACGGGGAGAAATTAATGAAACAGCGCTTAACTTAAGCCAACAACAGCACCAAAAGTCTGTTAATGAGGATATTACTGGTGAAAAGTCGGAAGCTATTCCTACAGAATCTGTTTTACAAAAACCTGTTTTTGTCGGAAAGTATCAGGACAATTTTCTAAAAGTCAAAGAATTACAATCGAAAAACTATAGTATTAGAAAGATAGCAACTACTCTAAAAATGTCTCGCAGGACGGTGGCAAAATATTGGAATCGGATAGAGTTTGTCCCTAAAGCTTCTCGTAAACGAAGTAATATTCTTGATTTTGAGGCGTATCTGCAACAGCGTTGGCAGGAAGGGCAGCAGTCGGCCAAAGCATTATATGAAGAAATTAGCGATAAAGGATTCACTTATTCTCAAGCTACAGTCTATAACATGGTAAGAAAGTATCCCAAATCGGTCTTGGAACCACTGCCGGCGTCGGTAAAAGCAACCTACTATTCTTCCAAACAATTAAGTATTTGGTTAGGGATGTATCAGAATGATTGGGAAGATTATATGCCTATTGAATTTTTAAGAAAACTATTGGAAGAAAACCCACTCATCAAGGCCGTCAGAGAAATTGCTTTAGAATTTAGGCAACTCATGAAGACAAAGCAAGGGGACCAACTTCAGACTTGGTGCAAAAAAGCGCTTGATTCAGAAGTGGAAGCACTGAAAGGGTTTGTCAGGGGGATTAAACAGGATTTTAAAGCCATTTTCCAAGCCTTCACCTCTAAATGGAACAATGGGCAGGTCGAAGGGCAAGTTAATCGACTTAAAAACATCAAGCGTCAAATGTATGGAAGGGCGAGTTTTGAGCTGCTCCGCAAAAGAGTCATCCTGATGGGAAACCCCAACTTTCACCAAATGTGA
- a CDS encoding 3-coathanger stack domain-containing protein: MKYLFLALILLSCYGTCLAEIYYVKQTGNDTANDGKSWSAAFFTLQKALEVCQYGDQIWVAEGTYKPTAYPSGITNQSSPLTDRDKVFEMVNGVKLYGGFSGDETSVMQRITGHQTILSGDIGVENNDSDNCYHVLLSINDDSTTSIDGFTITKGRAQPKPSAGVHYIYAQGEFVSRSVGAGMFFIKAFIKLNDTLFSDNYADGHGGGMANSSSSPMLINVTFSENWGGMGGGMANLHNSTPRLIHTIFIANRGIPDGGGMFNDNSSPILFNVVFDSNQSIVGGGINNWGQSHCQLTNVIFRKNVVSYTGQGGGMYNGANCNPTLKNVLFWANSAPLGGGITNESISELSLINVTFAENVTGYPLRFAKSGAAIFNSGGIMKIKNGIFWGNKYVYNSVTKEDDIFLRNNSKIFAASTLMQLPNTSANYPSVSFPALDSTHNIFAQNPLFIDAANGNLRLQDCSPAINAGDTTEAPTQDLDGNPRPYPAGADNVDMGAYENQTISWPAHLNITEPMTNGTVVKMAGKITATNQIEGARVIYQATKSITLLPDFSAIGNGFTAFIGGCETLITSETPAGITK; encoded by the coding sequence ATGAAATACCTATTCTTAGCCCTGATTCTATTAAGTTGTTATGGTACCTGTTTAGCTGAAATCTATTACGTTAAGCAAACCGGTAACGACACAGCCAACGATGGAAAATCATGGAGTGCCGCATTTTTCACCCTTCAAAAGGCTCTTGAAGTTTGTCAGTATGGGGATCAAATTTGGGTAGCCGAAGGAACTTATAAACCGACTGCTTATCCTTCGGGAATTACCAATCAATCATCTCCCCTTACAGATAGAGACAAGGTCTTTGAAATGGTAAATGGGGTAAAACTTTACGGGGGGTTCTCAGGAGATGAGACATCAGTTATGCAGCGGATAACAGGTCATCAAACTATTTTAAGTGGTGATATAGGAGTTGAGAATAATGATAGTGACAATTGCTATCATGTGTTACTTTCCATTAATGATGATTCTACTACTTCAATTGATGGGTTTACCATCACAAAAGGAAGAGCGCAACCTAAGCCTTCGGCTGGAGTACACTATATTTATGCACAGGGAGAATTTGTCTCGCGATCGGTCGGTGCTGGAATGTTCTTTATCAAGGCATTTATTAAACTAAATGATACTTTGTTTTCAGACAATTATGCCGATGGTCATGGCGGGGGAATGGCTAATAGTAGCTCTTCTCCCATGTTAATCAATGTAACTTTTTCAGAGAATTGGGGAGGGATGGGAGGAGGCATGGCCAATTTACATAATTCTACTCCGAGATTAATCCATACAATTTTTATAGCTAATAGAGGAATACCTGATGGTGGTGGGATGTTTAACGATAATTCTTCACCGATTTTATTTAATGTCGTTTTTGACTCAAATCAATCAATAGTAGGTGGAGGAATAAACAATTGGGGGCAATCGCATTGTCAATTAACAAATGTTATTTTCAGGAAAAATGTTGTTTCCTACACTGGGCAGGGCGGAGGAATGTATAACGGGGCAAATTGTAATCCTACTTTAAAAAATGTGCTCTTTTGGGCAAATTCGGCTCCGCTTGGAGGGGGCATAACTAATGAATCGATATCTGAACTGAGCCTGATTAATGTAACCTTTGCCGAGAATGTAACAGGGTACCCACTTCGCTTTGCTAAATCTGGAGCAGCTATTTTCAATTCAGGTGGAATTATGAAAATAAAGAACGGAATATTTTGGGGGAATAAGTATGTATATAATAGTGTAACAAAAGAAGACGATATTTTCCTTAGGAATAATTCGAAAATATTTGCTGCCTCAACATTAATGCAGTTGCCCAATACATCAGCAAATTATCCGTCAGTATCGTTTCCTGCTCTGGATTCAACTCACAATATCTTTGCCCAGAACCCTCTTTTTATAGATGCAGCAAATGGAAATCTACGTTTACAGGATTGTTCTCCCGCGATAAATGCGGGCGATACAACAGAAGCACCTACTCAAGATTTAGATGGTAATCCAAGACCTTATCCTGCTGGAGCAGACAATGTAGATATGGGTGCCTATGAGAATCAAACGATCTCTTGGCCTGCCCATTTGAACATAACCGAGCCAATGACAAATGGAACGGTTGTGAAGATGGCGGGAAAAATCACCGCCACGAATCAAATAGAAGGAGCAAGAGTTATTTATCAGGCAACTAAATCAATAACATTATTGCCTGATTTTTCAGCGATAGGTAATGGGTTTACAGCCTTTATTGGAGGGTGTGAAACCTTAATTACTTCTGAAACACCGGCAGGGATTACTAAATAA
- a CDS encoding 3-coathanger stack domain-containing protein, which translates to MTHVTFAGNSVVSAYSGLSGGAVCNYFGSAPTIKNGIFWDNKSKNPFSGIISEDDIFNRDSSILSTTYTLMQLSNTAANYPPASFPAIDSGHNLFAQNPLFVDATSGNLRLQDCSPAINAGDLIGTTSNDLDGRLRPYPYGVAIADMGAYENQSIAGGGPATLNVTEPIINGTVLKVAGEITATNQVAGATALYQATKSVTLLPDFSAIGNGFTAFIGGCETLITSEAPASIKK; encoded by the coding sequence TTGACACATGTAACTTTTGCCGGAAACAGTGTTGTTAGCGCCTATAGCGGTCTTAGTGGCGGGGCAGTCTGTAACTATTTTGGCTCTGCACCAACAATTAAAAATGGTATATTTTGGGACAATAAGAGTAAAAACCCATTTAGCGGAATCATTTCGGAAGATGATATTTTTAACAGAGACAGCTCTATCCTTTCTACTACTTATACATTAATGCAATTGAGCAATACGGCTGCCAACTATCCGCCGGCTTCATTTCCTGCGATAGATTCCGGTCATAACCTATTTGCCCAAAATCCTCTTTTTGTCGATGCAACTTCAGGAAATTTGCGGCTGCAGGATTGTTCCCCTGCGATAAATGCCGGCGACCTTATAGGAACAACCAGTAATGATTTAGATGGAAGGCTTCGACCTTATCCCTATGGAGTGGCCATTGCTGATATGGGAGCCTATGAGAATCAAAGCATTGCAGGGGGAGGCCCCGCAACTTTGAACGTTACCGAGCCAATTATAAACGGAACGGTTTTGAAGGTGGCGGGGGAAATTACTGCTACGAATCAGGTAGCGGGAGCAACAGCCCTTTATCAGGCAACTAAATCAGTAACATTATTGCCTGATTTTTCAGCGATAGGTAATGGGTTTACGGCATTTATCGGAGGATGTGAAACTTTAATTACTTCTGAGGCACCGGCATCGATTAAGAAATAA
- a CDS encoding ISAs1 family transposase, with protein sequence MRNNRGVNWFERSKSCLKTDISRDLAHGRAEKRTIMVSEKLDFIDTAQEWVGLNSIIYVESSRWVNRKEQHSKRYYISSLSGCSAAQMGYYIRLHWSIENEQHWHLDVTFDEDGCQVRGS encoded by the coding sequence ATGCGTAATAATCGAGGTGTGAATTGGTTCGAGCGGAGCAAGTCTTGCCTAAAAACAGATATAAGTCGGGATTTAGCACATGGGAGAGCTGAAAAGCGCACCATCATGGTCAGCGAAAAGTTAGACTTTATTGATACCGCTCAAGAGTGGGTTGGCTTGAACAGCATTATTTATGTGGAGTCAAGTCGCTGGGTCAACCGGAAAGAACAACACAGTAAACGGTACTATATCAGCTCATTATCTGGCTGTTCGGCTGCTCAAATGGGCTATTACATTCGTCTCCACTGGAGTATTGAGAATGAGCAACACTGGCATTTGGACGTTACGTTTGACGAAGATGGGTGTCAAGTTCGGGGTAGCTGA